The following proteins come from a genomic window of Macaca thibetana thibetana isolate TM-01 chromosome 15, ASM2454274v1, whole genome shotgun sequence:
- the SLC25A25 gene encoding calcium-binding mitochondrial carrier protein SCaMC-2 isoform X6 has product MLCLCLYVPVIGEAQTEFQYFESKGLPAELKSIFKLSVFIPSQEFSTYRQWKQKIVQAGDKDLDGQLDFEEFVHYLQDHEKKLRLVFKSLDKKNDGRIDAQEIMQSLRDLGVKISEQQAEKILKSMDKNGTMTIDWNEWRDYHLLHPVENIPEIILYWKHSTIFDVGENLTVPDEFTVEERQTGMWWRHLVAGGGAGAVSRTCTAPLDRLKVLMQVHASRSNNMGIIGGFTQMIREGGARSLWRGNGINVLKIAPESAIKFMAYEQIKRLVGSDQETLRIHERLVAGSLAGAIAQSSIYPMEVLKTRMALRKTGQYSGMLDCARRILAREGVAAFYKGYVPNMLGIIPYAGIDLAVYETLKNAWLQRYAVNSADPGVFVLLACGTMSSTCGQLASYPLALVRTRMQAQASIEGAPEVTMSSLFKQILRTEGAFGLYRGLAPNFMKVIPAVSISYVVYENLKITLGVQSR; this is encoded by the exons ATGCTCTGTCTGTGCCTGTACGTGCCGGTCATCGGGGAGGCCCAGACCGAGTTCCAGTACTTCGAGTCCAAGGGGCTCCCTGCCGAGCTGAAGTCCATCTTCAAGCTCAGCGTCTTCATCCCCTCCCAGGAGTTCTCCACCTACCGCCAGTGGAAGCAG aaaattgTACAAGCTGGAGATAAGGACCTTGATGGGCAGCTAGACTTTGAAGAATTTGTCCATTATCTCCAAGATCatgagaagaaactgaggctggtgTTTAAGAGTTTGGACAAAAAGAATGATG GACGCATCGACGCACAGGAGATCATGCAGTCCCTGCGGGACTTGGGAGTCAAGATATCTGAACAGCAGGCAGAAAAAATTCTCAAGAG CATGGATAAAAACGGCACGATGACTATCGACTGGAACGAGTGGAGAGACTACCACCTCCTGCACCCCGTGGAAAACATCCCCGAGATCATCCTCTACTGGAAGCATTCCACG ATCTTTGATGTGGGTGAGAATCTGACGGTCCCCGATGAGTTCACAGTGGAGGAGAGGCAGACGGGGATGTGGTGGAGACACCTGGTGgcaggaggtggggcaggggccGTATCCAGAACCTGCACGGCCCCCCTGGACAGGCTCAAGGTGCTCATGCAG GTCCATGCCTCGCGCAGCAACAACATGGGCATCATTGGCGGCTTCACTCAGATGATTCGAGAAGGAGGGGCCAGGTCACTCTGGCGGGGCAATGGCATCAATGTCCTCAAAATTGCCCCCGAATCAGCCATCAAATTCATGGCCTATGAGCAG ATCAAGCGCCTTGTTGGTAGTGACCAGGAGACTCTGAGGATTCACGAGAGGCTTGTGGCAGGGTCCTTGGCAGGGGCGATCGCCCAGAGCAGCATCTACCCAATGGAG GTCCTGAAGACCCGGATGGCACTGCGGAAAACAGGCCAGTACTCAGGAATGCTGGACTGCGCCAGGAGGATCCTGGCCAGAGAGGGGGTGGCCGCCTTCTACAAAGGCTATGTCCCCAACATGCTGGGCATCATCCCCTATGCCGGCATCGACCTCGCAGTCTATGAG ACGCTCAAGAATGCCTGGCTGCAGCGCTATGCAGTGAACAGTGCGGACCCCGGTGTGTTTGTGCTCCTGGCCTGTGGCACCATGTCCAGTACCTGTGGCCAGCTGGCCAGCTACCCCCTGGCCCTAGTTAGGACCCGGATGCAGGCACAAG CCTCCATTGAGGGCGCTCCAGAGGTGACCATGAGCAGCCTCTTCAAACAGATCCTGCGGACCGAGGGGGCCTTCGGGCTGTACAGGGGGCTGGCCCCCAACTTCATGAAGGTCATCCCAGCCGTGAGCATCAGCTACGTGGTCTACGAGAACCTGAAGATCACCCTGGGCGTGCAGTCGCGGTGA
- the SLC25A25 gene encoding calcium-binding mitochondrial carrier protein SCaMC-2 isoform X5, which translates to MLCLCLYVPVIGEAQTEFQYFESKGLPAELKSIFKLSVFIPSQEFSTYRQWKQKIVQAGDKDLDGQLDFEEFVHYLQDHEKKLRLVFKSLDKKNDGRIDAQEIMQSLRDLGVKISEQQAEKILKRIRTGHFWGPVTYMDKNGTMTIDWNEWRDYHLLHPVENIPEIILYWKHSTIFDVGENLTVPDEFTVEERQTGMWWRHLVAGGGAGAVSRTCTAPLDRLKVLMQVHASRSNNMGIIGGFTQMIREGGARSLWRGNGINVLKIAPESAIKFMAYEQIKRLVGSDQETLRIHERLVAGSLAGAIAQSSIYPMEVLKTRMALRKTGQYSGMLDCARRILAREGVAAFYKGYVPNMLGIIPYAGIDLAVYETLKNAWLQRYAVNSADPGVFVLLACGTMSSTCGQLASYPLALVRTRMQAQASIEGAPEVTMSSLFKQILRTEGAFGLYRGLAPNFMKVIPAVSISYVVYENLKITLGVQSR; encoded by the exons ATGCTCTGTCTGTGCCTGTACGTGCCGGTCATCGGGGAGGCCCAGACCGAGTTCCAGTACTTCGAGTCCAAGGGGCTCCCTGCCGAGCTGAAGTCCATCTTCAAGCTCAGCGTCTTCATCCCCTCCCAGGAGTTCTCCACCTACCGCCAGTGGAAGCAG aaaattgTACAAGCTGGAGATAAGGACCTTGATGGGCAGCTAGACTTTGAAGAATTTGTCCATTATCTCCAAGATCatgagaagaaactgaggctggtgTTTAAGAGTTTGGACAAAAAGAATGATG GACGCATCGACGCACAGGAGATCATGCAGTCCCTGCGGGACTTGGGAGTCAAGATATCTGAACAGCAGGCAGAAAAAATTCTCAAGAG AATACGAACGGGCCATTTCTGGGGCCCTGTCACCTA CATGGATAAAAACGGCACGATGACTATCGACTGGAACGAGTGGAGAGACTACCACCTCCTGCACCCCGTGGAAAACATCCCCGAGATCATCCTCTACTGGAAGCATTCCACG ATCTTTGATGTGGGTGAGAATCTGACGGTCCCCGATGAGTTCACAGTGGAGGAGAGGCAGACGGGGATGTGGTGGAGACACCTGGTGgcaggaggtggggcaggggccGTATCCAGAACCTGCACGGCCCCCCTGGACAGGCTCAAGGTGCTCATGCAG GTCCATGCCTCGCGCAGCAACAACATGGGCATCATTGGCGGCTTCACTCAGATGATTCGAGAAGGAGGGGCCAGGTCACTCTGGCGGGGCAATGGCATCAATGTCCTCAAAATTGCCCCCGAATCAGCCATCAAATTCATGGCCTATGAGCAG ATCAAGCGCCTTGTTGGTAGTGACCAGGAGACTCTGAGGATTCACGAGAGGCTTGTGGCAGGGTCCTTGGCAGGGGCGATCGCCCAGAGCAGCATCTACCCAATGGAG GTCCTGAAGACCCGGATGGCACTGCGGAAAACAGGCCAGTACTCAGGAATGCTGGACTGCGCCAGGAGGATCCTGGCCAGAGAGGGGGTGGCCGCCTTCTACAAAGGCTATGTCCCCAACATGCTGGGCATCATCCCCTATGCCGGCATCGACCTCGCAGTCTATGAG ACGCTCAAGAATGCCTGGCTGCAGCGCTATGCAGTGAACAGTGCGGACCCCGGTGTGTTTGTGCTCCTGGCCTGTGGCACCATGTCCAGTACCTGTGGCCAGCTGGCCAGCTACCCCCTGGCCCTAGTTAGGACCCGGATGCAGGCACAAG CCTCCATTGAGGGCGCTCCAGAGGTGACCATGAGCAGCCTCTTCAAACAGATCCTGCGGACCGAGGGGGCCTTCGGGCTGTACAGGGGGCTGGCCCCCAACTTCATGAAGGTCATCCCAGCCGTGAGCATCAGCTACGTGGTCTACGAGAACCTGAAGATCACCCTGGGCGTGCAGTCGCGGTGA